The Micromonospora sediminicola genome contains a region encoding:
- a CDS encoding phage holin family protein — protein sequence MDFLKGLLIRVATTAVAFWLATLLIPGITLDSDSATETVTTLVLVAVIFGVVNAVLQPIIKTVGCGFYLLTLGLIALVVNGLLFLLTSWIAGEAGLPFHVDGFWPAAVLGALFVGIVTWILGAVLDRD from the coding sequence ATGGATTTCCTGAAGGGTCTACTGATCCGGGTCGCGACGACGGCGGTGGCCTTCTGGCTCGCCACGTTGCTGATCCCGGGCATCACGCTCGACTCCGATTCGGCCACCGAGACGGTGACCACGCTGGTCCTCGTCGCGGTGATCTTCGGGGTGGTCAACGCGGTGCTCCAGCCGATCATCAAGACCGTGGGTTGCGGTTTCTACCTGCTCACCCTCGGCCTGATCGCGCTGGTGGTGAACGGGCTGCTCTTCCTGCTCACGAGCTGGATCGCCGGTGAGGCCGGGCTGCCCTTCCACGTGGACGGGTTCTGGCCGGCGGCGGTGCTGGGCGCGCTCTTCGTCGGCATCGTCACCTGGATCCTCGGCGCCGTCCTCGACCGCGACTGA
- a CDS encoding SseB family protein, whose translation MTGWEPATEAEVAMRDALRAQDQQQYFRVLTRVDLVLPVAGGSTAGWGTWTSGGRTHVLAFTSVAALRASLGENAGATRVVAYPDLAAGWPNQEWWLAVDPGLPIEGYLPAWYVAQLARGDVRLPGRTMGARARLDRVESAARAARNGVPETAREAPLPRVPAAPAPPPPVPPTRAGRVAEAEEPSTVPMRTVPVLGRRVPTVPPRRRTPEAPEAGRPASGDEPGSDALDGWLTDLRRRPDEPDPFAAGRDASVDDPPPAPAPPPARSFFEPSSGRSSRRPSPLDAPRRSAERATPPSRFAGGQPFPRRRPLNEPVREDPTRAFPIGADQPPPASRPDDPTRPFRPARPAEDATGTLPRRHAGPATPAPDQWAGENPVADLAEAEELPPSVAEPVSAPPTPRRDFTPIVIEGTVIEARDLTEPTPAWSPPRADPVVPVPGGDAAAAWAGATDPTVPLPVDPVVDDTADLAAHLGATGTGEPVDGRSPFDRSGVGDEPTTPLSPAAAPPVSLFEPSSGASPSFASTAPFGSTASEPTTAFETASAFEPTTAQPTTSFETASAQPTTSFETASAQPTTSFETASAQPTTSFETASAQPTTSFETASAQPASAFEPASAFEPASAFEPASAFEPASAFEPTTPYGAASAFGPESTTAFESPGSGEPTVSLFEPPSSSAEPTVSLFESTAPLSESSNGAPASLFEPPTEPLFPPDPSPAEPDTTPLLGTPTPGSTSVPAESPVSWSARSDVEDGSPRSTASERPVDEPTSAGATTPSAGRPEFVPANEVEEELLSAAGSGNTDGFLTTLLLARVLLPVAPDSVPGSRPGDPGFVWHTRSIDGGAYVVAYTSPERLAEHADGPVDTVRVKFVQLIRRWPDAAWSFLVNPGSPVGAAYPGEQVLALANWAAEVGLGDEPEPSAAAPAPAAEPRPAAPPTDPSLPVTMQKAIAASQLAYYLERGFDRVSGFVHRAGELAHLRTPAELYDALGLGHPGSPFSRDDEEVYLLRWPAHRPSLYRIPYGGQNEAAMRAMEGWVIERPPFRGNGFAPGESTDVVAEFKVDSARLPHGAELWRIGADAAARLVAVLDTDALVWRKADEA comes from the coding sequence GTGACCGGATGGGAGCCGGCCACCGAGGCCGAGGTGGCGATGCGGGACGCGCTGCGCGCGCAGGACCAGCAGCAGTACTTCCGCGTACTGACCCGCGTCGATCTGGTGCTGCCGGTCGCCGGCGGCTCGACCGCCGGGTGGGGCACCTGGACCTCCGGGGGCCGCACCCACGTGTTGGCCTTCACCTCCGTCGCCGCGCTACGGGCCAGTCTGGGTGAGAACGCCGGGGCGACGCGCGTCGTGGCATACCCCGACCTGGCCGCCGGCTGGCCCAATCAGGAGTGGTGGTTGGCGGTCGATCCGGGGCTGCCGATCGAGGGCTACCTGCCCGCCTGGTATGTCGCGCAGCTCGCCCGGGGAGACGTCCGGCTGCCCGGGCGGACCATGGGCGCCCGAGCCCGCCTGGACCGGGTGGAGAGCGCGGCCCGGGCCGCCCGCAACGGGGTTCCGGAGACCGCACGGGAGGCGCCGCTCCCCCGGGTGCCGGCCGCTCCCGCGCCGCCGCCCCCGGTTCCGCCGACCCGCGCTGGCCGGGTGGCGGAGGCCGAGGAGCCCTCCACCGTGCCGATGCGGACCGTGCCGGTCCTCGGTCGGCGCGTACCCACCGTGCCGCCCCGCCGGAGAACGCCGGAGGCGCCCGAGGCGGGCCGGCCCGCCTCGGGCGACGAGCCCGGCTCCGACGCCCTCGACGGTTGGCTCACGGACCTGCGTCGACGGCCGGACGAGCCGGACCCCTTCGCCGCCGGACGGGACGCGTCGGTGGACGATCCGCCCCCGGCTCCCGCGCCGCCCCCGGCCCGCTCCTTCTTCGAACCCTCCTCCGGGCGCTCCAGCCGGCGGCCCTCGCCGTTGGACGCGCCCCGCCGGTCCGCCGAACGGGCGACGCCGCCCTCCCGGTTCGCCGGTGGCCAGCCGTTTCCCCGCCGCCGCCCGCTGAACGAGCCGGTGCGGGAGGATCCGACCCGCGCCTTCCCGATCGGGGCGGACCAGCCACCCCCGGCATCGCGTCCGGACGACCCGACCCGGCCGTTCCGGCCGGCCCGCCCGGCCGAGGACGCCACCGGCACGCTGCCCCGGCGGCATGCCGGCCCCGCCACGCCCGCGCCGGACCAGTGGGCCGGGGAGAACCCGGTCGCCGACCTCGCGGAGGCGGAGGAGTTGCCGCCGTCGGTCGCCGAGCCGGTGTCCGCGCCGCCGACGCCACGGCGTGACTTCACACCGATCGTCATCGAGGGCACCGTCATCGAGGCCCGCGACCTGACTGAGCCCACGCCGGCCTGGTCCCCACCGCGCGCCGATCCCGTGGTCCCGGTTCCGGGCGGCGACGCGGCGGCGGCCTGGGCGGGCGCCACGGACCCGACCGTGCCGCTCCCCGTCGACCCGGTGGTCGACGACACCGCCGATCTCGCCGCCCACCTCGGCGCCACCGGCACGGGCGAGCCGGTCGACGGCAGGTCGCCGTTCGACCGGTCCGGCGTCGGGGACGAGCCGACGACGCCGCTCTCGCCGGCGGCCGCGCCTCCGGTGTCGCTCTTCGAGCCGTCGTCGGGAGCCTCACCGTCGTTCGCGTCGACGGCCCCGTTCGGGTCCACCGCTTCCGAGCCGACGACGGCGTTCGAGACCGCGTCGGCCTTCGAGCCCACGACGGCGCAGCCCACGACGTCCTTCGAGACTGCGTCGGCGCAGCCCACGACGTCCTTCGAGACTGCGTCGGCGCAGCCCACGACGTCCTTCGAGACTGCGTCGGCGCAGCCCACGACGTCCTTCGAGACTGCGTCGGCGCAGCCCACGACGTCCTTCGAGACTGCGTCGGCGCAGCCCGCGTCGGCGTTCGAGCCCGCGTCGGCGTTCGAGCCCGCGTCGGCGTTCGAGCCCGCGTCGGCGTTCGAGCCCGCGTCGGCGTTCGAGCCGACGACGCCGTACGGGGCCGCGTCGGCGTTCGGGCCGGAGTCGACGACGGCGTTCGAGTCGCCGGGATCGGGTGAACCGACGGTGTCGCTGTTCGAGCCGCCGTCATCGTCGGCCGAGCCGACGGTGTCGTTGTTCGAGTCCACGGCACCGCTCTCCGAGTCGTCGAACGGCGCCCCGGCCTCGCTGTTCGAGCCGCCGACCGAGCCGCTGTTCCCACCCGACCCGTCCCCCGCCGAACCGGACACCACACCGCTGCTCGGGACGCCGACACCCGGGTCGACGTCGGTGCCGGCCGAGTCTCCGGTGTCGTGGTCCGCCCGCTCCGATGTGGAGGACGGCTCGCCGCGCTCCACCGCCTCCGAGCGGCCGGTCGACGAGCCGACGTCGGCCGGTGCGACGACGCCCTCCGCCGGGCGGCCGGAGTTCGTGCCGGCGAACGAGGTGGAGGAGGAACTGCTCTCCGCCGCCGGCAGCGGAAACACGGACGGCTTCCTCACCACCCTGCTGCTGGCCCGGGTGCTGCTGCCGGTCGCGCCCGACTCGGTCCCCGGCAGTCGGCCGGGCGACCCCGGCTTCGTCTGGCACACCCGGTCGATCGACGGTGGCGCGTACGTCGTGGCCTACACCTCGCCGGAGCGGCTCGCCGAGCACGCCGACGGGCCGGTCGACACCGTACGGGTCAAGTTCGTCCAGCTCATCCGCCGGTGGCCGGACGCCGCCTGGTCGTTCCTGGTCAACCCGGGCAGTCCGGTCGGTGCGGCGTACCCGGGGGAGCAGGTTCTCGCGCTCGCCAACTGGGCCGCCGAGGTGGGCCTCGGCGACGAACCGGAGCCCTCCGCCGCCGCGCCGGCCCCGGCGGCCGAGCCCCGACCGGCGGCGCCGCCGACGGACCCGAGTTTGCCGGTGACCATGCAGAAGGCGATCGCGGCGAGCCAGCTCGCCTACTACCTGGAGCGGGGCTTCGACCGGGTGTCCGGGTTCGTGCACCGGGCCGGTGAACTGGCCCACCTGCGGACCCCGGCGGAGCTGTACGACGCGCTCGGCCTCGGCCATCCCGGCTCGCCGTTCTCCCGGGACGACGAGGAGGTCTACCTGCTGCGCTGGCCGGCCCACCGGCCCAGCCTCTACCGGATCCCGTACGGCGGGCAGAACGAGGCCGCCATGCGGGCGATGGAGGGCTGGGTGATCGAACGGCCCCCGTTCCGCGGCAACGGCTTCGCGCCGGGGGAGAGCACCGACGTGGTGGCGGAGTTCAAGGTGGACAGTGCCCGGCTGCCGCACGGGGCCGAGCTGTGGCGCATCGGCGCCGACGCCGCCGCCCGGCTGGTCGCGGTCCTCGACACGGACGCGCTGGTGTGGCGGAAGGCGGACGAGGCGTGA
- a CDS encoding WXG100 family type VII secretion target encodes MSQTQAEAAVMQQTAGRFEQVDQSLQTMLSGLMAELEVLQQAWRGAGGRSFEQVKQQWAQDQATLQRALRETATAIRTAGRHYDVSDTEAAGRVAGTNRGIQLPL; translated from the coding sequence ATGTCCCAGACCCAGGCAGAAGCCGCGGTGATGCAGCAGACCGCCGGGAGGTTCGAGCAGGTCGACCAGTCGCTGCAGACCATGTTGAGCGGCCTGATGGCCGAGCTGGAGGTGCTGCAGCAGGCCTGGCGGGGCGCCGGCGGGCGCTCGTTCGAGCAGGTCAAGCAGCAGTGGGCGCAGGACCAGGCGACCCTGCAGCGGGCCTTGCGCGAGACCGCCACGGCGATCCGCACCGCGGGCCGGCACTACGACGTCTCCGACACCGAGGCCGCCGGCCGGGTGGCGGGCACCAACCGCGGCATCCAGCTGCCGCTCTGA
- the mycP gene encoding type VII secretion-associated serine protease mycosin, producing MSRPLIRPALAALATLLVAGLPAAPAAARAPSGCAAPPAPARPVAEQPWPQQRYAPDRLAPLATGAGVVVAVVDSGVDRSHPQLAGRVLDGADFLDPGGDGTRDCAGHGTGVASIIAAAPRPGVAFRGLAPDARVLPVRVSEQQVVEGRESGRTVDAADFARAIRWAVDHDADVLNLSVVLYADDPAVRAAIAYAVRRDVVVVAAAGNLHDSGDPRPYPAAYDGVLGVGAIGRDGARAAFSQTGPYVDLVAPGSEVLMAAPRQGHHRAEGTSYATPFVSGTAALLRQYRPGLSAAGVAGRIVAGTDPAPGRGEGYGAGVLNPYRAVTESPGEASARPRAGVALPAERPDPAALDRRSRRATARDRALLVAGVTGGAAALVALLAVVLPRGARRRWNPAGPA from the coding sequence ATGTCCCGGCCCCTCATCCGCCCGGCCCTGGCCGCCCTGGCGACCCTCCTCGTCGCCGGCCTGCCGGCCGCTCCGGCGGCGGCCCGCGCCCCGTCCGGATGCGCGGCGCCGCCGGCGCCCGCCCGACCGGTGGCCGAGCAGCCGTGGCCCCAGCAACGGTACGCGCCGGACCGGCTCGCCCCGCTCGCGACCGGCGCCGGCGTGGTGGTCGCGGTGGTCGACTCCGGGGTCGACCGGTCGCATCCGCAGCTCGCCGGCCGGGTGCTCGACGGCGCCGACTTCCTCGACCCGGGGGGCGACGGCACCCGGGACTGCGCCGGGCACGGCACCGGCGTGGCGAGCATCATCGCCGCCGCGCCGCGCCCCGGCGTCGCCTTCCGCGGCCTCGCGCCGGACGCGCGCGTCCTCCCGGTACGGGTGAGCGAGCAGCAGGTGGTCGAGGGGCGGGAGTCGGGGCGTACGGTCGACGCGGCCGACTTCGCCCGGGCGATCCGGTGGGCGGTGGACCACGACGCCGACGTGCTCAACCTGTCGGTCGTGCTGTACGCGGACGACCCGGCCGTCCGGGCCGCGATCGCCTACGCGGTGCGGCGGGACGTGGTGGTGGTGGCCGCCGCCGGCAACCTGCACGACAGCGGCGACCCCCGACCGTACCCGGCGGCGTACGACGGGGTGCTCGGCGTGGGCGCGATCGGCCGGGACGGCGCACGCGCGGCCTTCTCCCAGACCGGCCCCTACGTCGACCTGGTCGCCCCGGGCAGCGAGGTGCTGATGGCGGCGCCCCGGCAGGGCCACCACCGGGCGGAGGGGACCAGCTATGCCACGCCCTTCGTGTCCGGCACCGCGGCGTTGCTGCGGCAGTATCGCCCCGGCTTGAGCGCGGCCGGGGTGGCAGGGCGGATCGTGGCCGGCACCGATCCGGCGCCGGGGCGGGGCGAGGGCTACGGCGCCGGGGTGCTCAACCCGTACCGCGCGGTGACCGAGTCGCCCGGCGAGGCATCCGCCCGCCCTCGTGCCGGCGTGGCGTTGCCGGCCGAGCGGCCGGATCCGGCCGCGCTCGACCGCCGGTCCCGTCGCGCCACGGCCCGGGACCGGGCACTGCTGGTGGCCGGCGTGACCGGCGGGGCGGCGGCGCTGGTGGCGCTGCTGGCGGTGGTGCTGCCCCGGGGGGCGCGGCGGCGTTGGAACCCGGCCGGCCCGGCCTGA
- a CDS encoding WXG100 family type VII secretion target, translating to MEHGVLVVNFAALQQAGADIQRALTTLESQLGQLERDAAPLVSSWNGAAREAYEQRQARWRAASQDLQAMLRDIKLAVEDSAADYLDTEKRNANLFQ from the coding sequence ATGGAGCACGGTGTGCTGGTCGTCAACTTCGCCGCCCTGCAACAGGCCGGCGCGGACATCCAACGGGCGCTGACCACTCTGGAGAGCCAGCTCGGGCAGCTCGAACGGGACGCGGCGCCGTTGGTGTCGAGCTGGAACGGCGCGGCGCGGGAGGCGTACGAGCAGCGGCAGGCCCGGTGGCGGGCCGCCTCGCAGGACCTGCAGGCGATGCTGCGTGACATCAAGCTCGCCGTGGAGGACTCCGCGGCTGACTACCTCGACACCGAGAAGCGCAACGCCAACCTGTTCCAGTGA
- the eccE gene encoding type VII secretion protein EccE — protein MTASTTERPAPGAPPQWTRVSAPVVRAGQVVTTQVAAAVLVAAIGRGVVVTAVALLLATLLLPAAWVRVRGRWLHEWLRVGAAHLSRRRALPPAADPAALLDLVAPGTVVQAAEPAGGPAAVLHDAAGLTALLELGDPDDLLGDRPEALPSPFDLLPPTGPESPPVRLQLVLSASPAPTPAVAAGPAGTSYRQLTDGRTAGRTRVVLAIRVLRADGWSDDELLRALAGTVRRTARRLGPLGGHPLGAPAALRVIAEMAHHEAGAPVRETWPLLTVGGLPQATWRLRRWPDPRGEAARGLLSRLLATPGTATTIALCVGPHTGSAPTPVGLTVRVATDDASALTLAERALRRVAGDAGAELRRLDGEHLAGLAATLPLAVGGAGAPATGSPPTGLDLPVGGCGLVVGANRRGGPLTVRLFRPATTRMVLVGGVPAAQLLVLRALALGARVAVQTARPRAWEGFVRGLGAPAGGVPLLPPGRPAGGAPGSPLRPLLLVVDAGPVPPEVGPAAAWQSVLVVRDELTPADAPTLARADLAVLQPLDPAEAALAGTALGLGGSADWLTRIRDDMVAVVNRRALRWALLSPTPVESQLVGRPTRR, from the coding sequence GTGACCGCGAGCACGACCGAGCGACCCGCGCCGGGCGCTCCTCCTCAGTGGACCCGGGTGAGCGCACCCGTGGTGCGCGCCGGTCAGGTCGTGACGACCCAGGTCGCGGCGGCCGTGCTGGTGGCCGCGATCGGGCGCGGCGTGGTGGTGACCGCCGTCGCGCTGCTCCTGGCCACGCTGCTGCTGCCCGCCGCCTGGGTCCGGGTCCGGGGCCGCTGGCTGCACGAGTGGCTCCGCGTCGGCGCCGCCCACCTGAGCCGTCGGCGTGCGCTGCCGCCGGCCGCCGATCCGGCGGCGCTGCTCGACCTGGTCGCTCCCGGCACGGTGGTGCAGGCCGCGGAACCGGCCGGCGGGCCCGCCGCCGTGCTGCACGACGCGGCCGGGCTGACCGCGCTGCTGGAACTCGGCGATCCGGACGATCTGCTCGGCGACCGCCCGGAGGCACTGCCGTCCCCGTTCGACCTGCTTCCCCCGACGGGTCCGGAGAGTCCGCCGGTCCGGCTGCAACTGGTCCTCTCGGCGTCGCCCGCACCGACGCCCGCCGTCGCGGCCGGTCCGGCCGGCACGTCCTACCGGCAGCTCACCGACGGCCGGACCGCCGGGCGGACCCGGGTCGTGCTGGCGATCCGGGTGCTCCGGGCCGACGGTTGGTCGGACGACGAGTTGCTGCGGGCGCTCGCCGGCACCGTCCGACGCACGGCCCGCCGGCTCGGCCCGCTCGGTGGACATCCCCTCGGGGCGCCGGCGGCGCTGCGGGTGATCGCCGAGATGGCCCACCACGAGGCCGGCGCACCGGTCCGGGAGACGTGGCCGCTGCTCACCGTGGGCGGGCTGCCGCAGGCCACCTGGCGGTTGCGCCGGTGGCCCGATCCACGCGGCGAGGCCGCCCGGGGCCTGCTGTCCCGGTTGCTGGCCACTCCGGGCACCGCCACCACCATCGCGCTCTGCGTCGGCCCGCACACCGGCTCCGCACCGACGCCGGTCGGGTTGACCGTGCGGGTCGCCACTGACGACGCGTCGGCGTTGACGCTGGCCGAGCGGGCGCTGCGCCGGGTGGCCGGCGACGCGGGCGCGGAGTTGCGGCGACTGGACGGCGAGCACCTGGCCGGGCTGGCCGCGACCCTGCCACTGGCGGTCGGCGGTGCCGGCGCGCCCGCGACCGGTTCGCCGCCGACGGGTCTGGACCTGCCGGTCGGCGGGTGCGGGCTGGTGGTGGGCGCGAACCGGCGCGGCGGCCCGCTCACCGTACGTCTGTTCCGGCCCGCGACGACCCGGATGGTGCTGGTCGGCGGGGTGCCCGCCGCACAGTTGCTGGTGCTGCGGGCGCTGGCCCTCGGCGCCCGGGTGGCGGTGCAGACCGCACGGCCGCGCGCCTGGGAGGGGTTCGTGCGCGGGCTCGGGGCGCCGGCCGGCGGGGTGCCGCTGCTCCCGCCGGGGCGGCCGGCCGGCGGCGCGCCCGGGTCGCCGCTGCGCCCGCTGCTGCTGGTGGTCGACGCCGGCCCGGTGCCGCCGGAGGTCGGCCCGGCGGCGGCCTGGCAGTCCGTGCTCGTGGTCCGCGACGAGCTGACCCCGGCGGACGCCCCGACGCTGGCCCGTGCCGACCTCGCCGTCCTGCAACCCCTCGACCCGGCCGAGGCCGCCCTGGCCGGCACCGCGCTCGGCCTCGGCGGCTCCGCAGACTGGCTCACCCGGATCCGCGACGACATGGTGGCGGTGGTCAACCGGCGGGCACTGCGCTGGGCGCTGCTCTCACCGACGCCGGTCGAGTCGCAACTGGTCGGTCGTCCGACCCGCCGCTGA